A portion of the Pedobacter cryoconitis genome contains these proteins:
- a CDS encoding helix-turn-helix domain-containing protein — protein MPTIKKEIKVHHGRNIKRFRDILDIKQETIAHELGDNWNQGMVSRLEKKETIDRPTIERIAAIMKIEPDAIERFTEDNVIHNINSFYDNSTFNFQCTFNPVDKFLIALEDNKSLYERLVSSEQEKVKIMEKSNVMIQELIKNLSK, from the coding sequence ATGCCCACGATAAAAAAGGAAATTAAAGTACATCATGGACGCAACATCAAGCGTTTCAGAGACATATTAGATATTAAGCAGGAAACAATTGCTCATGAGCTTGGTGACAACTGGAACCAGGGTATGGTGTCCAGATTGGAAAAAAAGGAGACAATTGATAGACCAACAATTGAAAGAATAGCAGCTATTATGAAAATAGAGCCTGATGCAATTGAACGATTCACTGAGGATAATGTCATTCACAACATCAATTCTTTTTATGACAACAGTACTTTTAATTTTCAATGCACCTTTAATCCGGTTGATAAGTTTTTAATTGCATTGGAAGATAATAAGTCACTTTATGAGCGACTTGTGTCAAGTGAACAGGAAAAAGTGAAGATTATGGAAAAATCAAACGTTATGATTCAGGAGCTTATTAAAAACTTAAGTAAATAA
- a CDS encoding TetR/AcrR family transcriptional regulator encodes MDKPSRKYAGPIRDKERTKLKLLTAVGEIIKEKGYTGLRIAKIVEKANVDRKTLYDCFGTVDKLIETYIKGKDYYLAYEDQAEKLVKQYTNGDANELMKTLLLGQLENFSINKEQQNILMWHLSEDNPLLSDINAKRERIGSIFLKLTDSDFQNTDIDIRARTALLVAGIYLLMLYRKSKQEQFCEIDLNSNEGMERIKASIAQMIDEAFEQAKKSKHK; translated from the coding sequence ATGGACAAACCAAGTAGGAAATATGCAGGACCAATTAGGGACAAAGAACGTACAAAACTCAAATTATTAACCGCTGTAGGCGAAATTATTAAGGAAAAGGGTTATACAGGACTTAGGATCGCTAAAATTGTTGAAAAAGCCAATGTCGATAGGAAGACACTATACGATTGTTTTGGAACAGTGGATAAACTTATCGAAACCTACATTAAGGGAAAAGATTATTACCTGGCTTATGAAGATCAAGCAGAAAAATTGGTTAAACAATATACCAACGGTGATGCGAATGAACTTATGAAAACGTTATTGTTGGGACAATTAGAGAATTTTTCAATAAATAAAGAGCAGCAAAATATTTTAATGTGGCATCTCAGTGAGGATAATCCATTGCTCTCAGATATAAATGCAAAAAGAGAGAGGATCGGCAGTATTTTTCTTAAATTAACAGACAGCGATTTTCAAAACACAGATATTGACATTCGTGCCAGAACGGCTTTACTTGTAGCAGGAATATACTTACTTATGCTATATAGAAAAAGCAAACAAGAACAGTTTTGCGAAATTGATCTTAATTCAAATGAAGGTATGGAGCGTATTAAAGCCTCTATTGCCCAGATGATCGATGAAGCGTTTGAGCAAGCCAAAAAAAGCAAACACAAATAA
- a CDS encoding site-specific integrase, with the protein MATVSAKVFEHHKKTDGTYNVKICVHHKSQRKYFDTVHYVVKKQLTAKLKIKDSFVSDLVDDQLKGYRRIISELGEKLNYFNVESLSEYLREKDADVDFIKFCSEHIAQSDKEGKKGTAHNHRVIRNSLIDYFKREAVSITEINSNMLVSYERYLRSERTMIRQSGQKNITKETTSKGLSDSGLYNHMRDLRTLFNAARNMYNNEDLGIYRIKHYPFKKYKIGSTPLTKKRNNTLDQIRTIRDCETKPGSRAEMAKELYMLSFYLCGMNAVDFYHITKRNIRNGRIDYNRSKTEDQRKDDAFISIKIIDEARPLLEKYIEKLSTRYVDSNGLNKALGMGMKQLRKITEIEKLTLYWARHSFATIARNSCRMSRDDVAQALNHVDSEHSTTDIYIEKDWNIVDDVQIKVVTLLRRLDMKQAAKKKKERLLKEAA; encoded by the coding sequence ATGGCAACCGTTAGCGCCAAGGTGTTTGAACACCACAAAAAAACAGATGGAACCTACAATGTGAAAATCTGCGTCCATCACAAAAGCCAAAGAAAGTATTTCGATACTGTTCACTATGTAGTCAAGAAACAGTTAACAGCAAAACTAAAAATCAAGGACAGTTTTGTAAGTGATCTAGTCGATGACCAACTCAAAGGCTATCGAAGAATTATTAGTGAACTGGGTGAAAAGCTCAACTACTTCAATGTAGAATCTTTAAGCGAATATTTACGCGAAAAAGATGCTGATGTAGATTTTATCAAATTTTGTTCGGAACATATTGCTCAAAGCGACAAGGAAGGAAAAAAGGGTACTGCTCACAATCATCGCGTAATACGTAATAGCTTAATTGACTATTTTAAAAGAGAAGCGGTATCCATAACGGAAATCAATTCAAACATGCTTGTTTCCTATGAGCGTTATTTGAGAAGTGAACGAACAATGATTCGTCAAAGTGGGCAGAAGAATATCACCAAAGAAACAACAAGCAAAGGTTTGTCAGATAGTGGTCTTTATAACCATATGCGTGATTTACGAACTCTTTTTAATGCTGCTCGAAATATGTACAATAATGAAGACCTCGGTATCTATCGTATAAAGCATTATCCCTTTAAAAAGTATAAAATTGGTTCTACTCCCCTAACAAAAAAGAGAAACAATACTTTGGATCAAATAAGAACTATCCGTGATTGTGAAACAAAGCCAGGAAGCCGGGCAGAAATGGCAAAGGAACTCTACATGCTTTCGTTTTATCTATGCGGGATGAATGCAGTAGATTTTTATCATATAACAAAAAGAAATATTAGAAACGGAAGAATAGATTATAACCGATCAAAAACCGAGGATCAGAGAAAGGATGATGCCTTTATCAGTATCAAAATTATTGATGAAGCCAGACCATTGTTGGAAAAATATATAGAAAAGCTTTCTACCCGATATGTGGACTCTAATGGCCTCAATAAAGCACTGGGAATGGGAATGAAACAGCTAAGAAAGATAACGGAAATAGAAAAACTTACGCTCTATTGGGCAAGACATAGTTTTGCTACTATAGCCCGTAATTCCTGTAGGATGAGCAGAGACGATGTAGCTCAGGCATTAAACCATGTAGACAGCGAGCATAGTACAACCGATATCTATATCGAAAAAGATTGGAATATCGTAGACGATGTACAAATTAAGGTAGTAACCTTATTAAGGCGGTTGGATATGAAGCAAGCCGCGAAAAAGAAGAAAGAAAGATTACTAAAAGAAGCGGCATAA
- a CDS encoding HAD family hydrolase, translating into MKKIKNIIFDYGNVIFEIDFRITQESLKQLGIPNIETFFGHSGHHNLFNELETGAITPAQFRDGIREIAQNSELTDQQIDAAWNSLLIGVLPETHNVLLEAKKNYRTFLLSNTNQIHYDYIMDYLQKEHNVPNNDHLFEKTYYSQLMKFRKPHVEIFEQVIKENNLNPAETLFIDDTPGHLEGAKKAGLQTLLMTEKPENLGTFLKSNGILI; encoded by the coding sequence ATGAAAAAAATTAAAAATATAATCTTCGATTACGGAAATGTCATCTTTGAAATAGACTTCAGAATCACACAAGAATCTCTTAAACAACTAGGTATACCAAATATAGAAACTTTTTTCGGGCACTCAGGACATCATAATTTATTTAACGAATTAGAGACCGGAGCCATCACTCCTGCTCAATTTAGAGACGGAATCAGAGAAATTGCACAAAATTCTGAACTAACCGACCAGCAAATTGATGCTGCATGGAACAGTTTATTGATCGGTGTACTCCCTGAAACGCACAACGTGCTGCTCGAAGCAAAGAAAAACTACCGGACTTTTCTTTTGAGTAACACCAACCAGATCCATTACGACTATATTATGGATTATCTTCAAAAAGAACATAACGTGCCTAACAATGATCACCTGTTTGAGAAAACCTATTACTCTCAGCTGATGAAATTCCGTAAGCCACATGTAGAAATATTCGAACAAGTCATCAAAGAAAACAATCTTAATCCAGCAGAGACGTTATTTATAGATGATACCCCAGGTCATTTGGAAGGTGCGAAAAAAGCAGGATTACAAACCTTACTCATGACAGAAAAACCAGAAAACCTGGGCACATTCTTAAAAAGTAATGGTATATTAATATAG
- a CDS encoding DUF962 domain-containing protein, translating to MNNTQQMPDHKYKTLKEFYPFYLQEHQNTTNRILHFTGTALIGLCFITAMLFHNFIFFALIPVVGYGFAWTGHFFFEKNKPATFKYPLFSLASDFLLFGDLMMGRQPFKVK from the coding sequence ATGAACAATACGCAGCAAATGCCCGATCATAAATACAAAACATTAAAAGAATTCTACCCGTTTTACCTGCAGGAACATCAAAATACCACAAACAGGATATTACACTTTACAGGAACAGCACTTATTGGCCTCTGCTTTATTACAGCCATGCTTTTCCACAACTTCATTTTCTTCGCACTGATTCCAGTTGTCGGGTATGGATTCGCCTGGACAGGACACTTCTTTTTTGAGAAGAATAAACCCGCCACCTTTAAATATCCATTGTTTAGCCTGGCAAGTGATTTTTTATTATTCGGTGACTTGATGATGGGCAGGCAGCCCTTCAAAGTTAAATAG
- a CDS encoding catalase codes for MEETNKPTRKLTTASGRPYAEHENSQSVGRRGPLLLQDFVLHEKMAHFNRERIPERVVHAKGTGAYGTLTITHDISKYTKAKIFNQIGNTCKMFLRFSTVGGEKGSADSERDPRGFALKFYTEDGNWDLVGNNTPVFFIKDPKKFSDFIHTQKREPRTNLKSPTMMWDFWSLNPESLHQVMILMSDRGTPFSYRHMDGFGSHTYSMINADNERVWVKFHFKTQQGIKNFTGPEADAMRTQDMDHSQRDLVEAIDNKQFPKWTMKIQVMTEEEAKTFRWNPFDLSKIWPHGEFPLIEVGEIELNQIPRNYFAHVEQAAFAPSNLVDGIGFSPDKMLQGRILSYADAHRHRLGVNYEQIPVNACPFMVNNYHRDGQMRVDDNGNEEPNYYPNSFGDVIPDESYKEPAWELESNVADWFDRNEGPGDNDHYTQPGDLYRKVMSDADRKNLISNIVGAMSGISGPRKDQIINLQLCHWFRADIGLGMAIASGLGIDASQAMQQQKHQA; via the coding sequence ATGGAAGAAACGAACAAACCAACGCGCAAATTAACTACCGCATCCGGCAGACCTTATGCTGAACATGAAAATAGTCAGTCTGTAGGCAGAAGAGGCCCTTTATTATTACAAGACTTTGTCTTACATGAAAAAATGGCCCACTTTAACCGGGAACGTATCCCTGAAAGAGTGGTACATGCCAAAGGAACAGGCGCATATGGTACATTGACGATTACCCATGATATATCAAAATATACAAAGGCAAAGATTTTCAATCAAATTGGCAATACCTGTAAAATGTTTTTACGCTTCTCTACTGTAGGTGGCGAAAAAGGAAGTGCTGACTCTGAAAGAGATCCGCGTGGCTTTGCGCTTAAATTTTATACAGAAGACGGTAACTGGGATTTAGTAGGCAACAATACGCCTGTTTTCTTTATCAAAGACCCTAAAAAATTCAGTGACTTCATTCATACACAGAAACGCGAGCCAAGAACTAACTTGAAAAGCCCGACGATGATGTGGGATTTCTGGTCATTGAACCCTGAAAGTCTTCACCAGGTAATGATCCTGATGTCTGACAGAGGTACACCATTCTCTTATCGCCATATGGATGGATTTGGTAGCCATACTTATTCGATGATCAATGCTGACAACGAACGTGTATGGGTTAAATTCCACTTTAAAACTCAACAAGGGATCAAAAACTTTACGGGGCCCGAAGCAGATGCGATGCGTACACAGGATATGGATCACTCGCAACGTGATTTAGTAGAAGCAATCGACAACAAACAATTCCCAAAATGGACGATGAAAATCCAGGTGATGACAGAAGAAGAGGCAAAAACCTTTAGATGGAATCCATTCGATCTTTCTAAAATATGGCCACATGGTGAATTTCCACTAATTGAGGTCGGTGAAATTGAATTGAATCAAATTCCAAGAAACTATTTCGCACATGTGGAACAGGCGGCTTTCGCTCCTTCCAATTTGGTTGATGGAATTGGTTTCTCTCCTGACAAGATGTTACAGGGCCGTATATTATCATATGCAGATGCCCACCGTCACCGTTTAGGTGTAAATTATGAGCAGATCCCTGTAAATGCCTGCCCTTTCATGGTCAATAATTATCACCGTGACGGACAAATGCGTGTAGATGACAACGGAAATGAGGAACCTAACTACTATCCAAATAGCTTTGGTGATGTCATTCCTGATGAAAGTTATAAAGAACCAGCCTGGGAATTAGAATCTAATGTGGCTGACTGGTTTGACAGAAATGAAGGTCCAGGCGATAATGACCATTATACACAGCCAGGCGATTTATACCGCAAAGTAATGAGTGATGCAGATCGCAAAAATTTAATCAGTAATATTGTTGGTGCGATGAGCGGCATTAGCGGCCCTAGAAAGGATCAAATCATTAACCTGCAGCTTTGCCATTGGTTCAGAGCTGATATAGGCTTAGGGATGGCTATTGCAAGCGGATTAGGCATTGACGCTAGTCAAGCTATGCAGCAACAAAAACACCAGGCTTAA
- a CDS encoding proline dehydrogenase family protein, producing MQVSPGKKLNFDNTEIAFRNKSKSELNSAYWLFKIMSSNFLTQVGPPVTNLFLNIGLPIQGIIKSTIFKQFCGGETIAECERTIALLADGKVGTILDYSVEGEEEEHVFDFTCAEIIRTIDRAAGDKRVPITVFKVTGIGRFGLLEKLDAKAALSAEEKAEFEKVKHRCERICRTAFEKNVPVMIDAEETWIQDTIDALALDMMILFNKEKLIVYNTYQLYRHDKLAHLKADHLVAKEAGFILGAKIVRGAYMEKERKRAAERGYSSPIQPDKETTDRDYNAAITYCADHVEQIGVVCGTHNEASCRVLAELLDAHQISHSHPHVYFAQLLGMSDNLSFNLSDSGYNVAKYVPYGPVKAVMPYLFRRAQENTSVAGQTSRELDLIAREKQRRNG from the coding sequence ATGCAAGTATCCCCAGGGAAAAAACTAAATTTTGACAATACGGAGATAGCTTTTCGTAATAAATCAAAATCAGAACTAAACAGTGCTTACTGGTTATTCAAAATAATGAGTAGCAATTTTTTGACTCAGGTGGGCCCGCCTGTGACGAATTTATTTTTAAACATCGGATTACCGATTCAGGGGATTATCAAATCTACTATCTTCAAACAGTTTTGCGGTGGGGAGACTATCGCAGAGTGTGAGCGTACAATCGCTTTGCTGGCTGATGGGAAAGTAGGTACGATCTTAGATTATTCTGTAGAAGGAGAAGAAGAGGAGCATGTATTTGATTTTACCTGTGCAGAGATTATCAGAACGATAGACCGGGCTGCGGGAGATAAACGCGTACCAATTACTGTTTTTAAGGTAACAGGTATCGGACGTTTCGGCTTATTGGAGAAACTGGATGCTAAGGCTGCGCTTTCTGCTGAAGAAAAAGCTGAATTTGAAAAAGTAAAACATCGTTGTGAACGGATCTGCAGAACAGCATTTGAAAAAAATGTACCTGTAATGATTGATGCGGAAGAAACCTGGATTCAGGATACGATCGATGCGCTGGCTTTAGATATGATGATCTTATTCAATAAAGAGAAGCTGATTGTTTACAATACTTATCAATTGTACCGTCATGATAAACTTGCACATTTAAAAGCTGACCACCTGGTCGCTAAAGAGGCAGGCTTTATTTTAGGAGCTAAAATTGTTCGTGGTGCTTATATGGAAAAAGAGCGTAAAAGAGCGGCCGAAAGAGGTTATTCTTCTCCGATCCAGCCAGATAAAGAAACTACAGACAGAGATTATAATGCGGCTATTACTTATTGCGCAGACCATGTTGAACAGATCGGTGTAGTTTGTGGTACGCACAATGAAGCAAGTTGCAGGGTATTGGCAGAGTTGCTTGATGCGCATCAAATTAGTCATAGTCACCCTCATGTTTATTTCGCTCAGTTATTAGGGATGAGTGATAACCTGAGTTTTAATTTATCTGATTCAGGGTATAACGTGGCTAAATATGTGCCTTACGGCCCTGTTAAAGCTGTTATGCCGTATTTATTCAGACGTGCACAAGAGAATACTTCGGTTGCCGGACAAACCAGCAGAGAACTTGATCTGATTGCAAGAGAAAAGCAAAGAAGAAACGGTTAG
- a CDS encoding RNA-binding S4 domain-containing protein, with protein MIEFKLEGEFIPLISLLKATGLVQSGGEAQTVVEDGLVKYNGNVDYRKRLKVRIGDVVDFMGNQIKIV; from the coding sequence ATGATAGAATTTAAATTAGAAGGCGAATTTATTCCCCTTATTTCTTTGCTAAAAGCGACCGGACTTGTTCAAAGTGGCGGCGAAGCGCAAACAGTAGTAGAAGATGGCCTGGTGAAGTATAACGGCAATGTAGATTACCGCAAGCGTTTAAAAGTACGTATCGGTGATGTTGTTGATTTTATGGGCAACCAAATTAAAATAGTATAA
- the aroB gene encoding 3-dehydroquinate synthase — translation MNKLESAGHNIYFDTRLAPLAEIIENGKYSNVFVFADRNTAELCLPVFREMLDDFSGFDLIETDPGEENKNIDFCIGIWKTLLDFGADRKCLVINLGGGVITDMGGFVASTYKRGVDFINIPTTLLSQVDASVGGKTGIDIDNVKNMVGTFSLPQAVFIEAEFLKTVPQREMLSGFAEMIKHGLIADQEYYYQLKAADYKNITTAAIHRSVEIKNEVVTADPQEKGLRKILNFGHTIGHAVESYSLSKDKKPLTHGEAIAIGMICEAYLSHKNSTLTAEELEEIRQYISKVYPAYKIKEKSFAQLSVFMQSDKKNEHGNVLFSLLQSIGKCTYNCRVSESDIVESLEYYNLTYAK, via the coding sequence ATGAATAAACTGGAAAGTGCTGGTCACAACATATATTTTGATACCAGGTTAGCACCATTGGCAGAAATCATTGAAAACGGAAAGTACAGCAATGTATTTGTTTTCGCAGACCGCAATACAGCTGAACTTTGTTTGCCTGTGTTCAGAGAGATGCTGGATGATTTTAGTGGATTTGATCTGATCGAAACTGATCCGGGAGAAGAGAACAAAAACATTGATTTTTGTATCGGTATCTGGAAAACTTTACTTGATTTTGGCGCAGACCGCAAATGCCTGGTTATTAACCTTGGTGGTGGTGTGATTACGGATATGGGTGGCTTTGTAGCCTCTACGTATAAACGTGGGGTAGATTTCATCAATATCCCTACCACGCTGCTTTCGCAGGTTGACGCTTCTGTGGGCGGGAAAACTGGTATTGACATCGATAATGTAAAGAACATGGTCGGTACTTTCAGTTTACCACAAGCCGTATTTATTGAAGCAGAATTCTTGAAAACAGTACCCCAAAGGGAAATGCTTTCAGGATTTGCGGAAATGATTAAACACGGATTAATTGCAGATCAGGAATACTATTATCAATTAAAAGCAGCTGACTATAAAAATATAACAACTGCAGCTATACACCGTTCGGTAGAGATTAAAAATGAGGTCGTAACCGCTGATCCGCAGGAAAAGGGCTTACGCAAGATCTTAAACTTTGGTCATACCATTGGTCATGCTGTGGAAAGTTATTCGTTAAGCAAAGATAAAAAGCCACTTACCCATGGAGAAGCAATTGCTATCGGCATGATCTGTGAAGCCTATCTTTCTCATAAAAACAGTACGCTGACTGCAGAAGAACTGGAAGAAATCCGTCAGTATATCTCCAAAGTTTATCCTGCTTATAAAATTAAAGAAAAATCGTTCGCCCAACTTTCTGTATTCATGCAGAGTGATAAGAAAAATGAACATGGTAATGTACTGTTTTCATTATTGCAAAGCATTGGAAAATGTACTTACAACTGTAGAGTTTCAGAAAGCGACATCGTCGAAAGTTTGGAATATTACAATTTAACTTATGCTAAATGA
- a CDS encoding sterol desaturase family protein yields MLNDPRNITLSLLFGLLIVISIVEMYISYMHDRKLYAKRDTLTNVYLMGLAFLINISTKTATFFLLNYCYQFRLFEIKNIFVYWIVLVLAQDLLYWVLHTSGHYIRFFWAMHVTHHSSALFNLTTGFRSTVFEPLYRVFFYLPLAFMGFSAIDILFAYLVTQLYGNAVHTQAVGKLHPILEYFLVTPSHHRVHHASNIRYLDKNMGMVLIIWDRMFGTFQEELPEDKVVYGLTHQPEDTGPVNIVFHEFKAMTADVKHAPGFKNKLRYMFYPPGWSHDGSTQVAKVMQQELKEAEEREKLIKA; encoded by the coding sequence ATGCTAAATGATCCTAGAAATATAACGCTTTCCCTGTTGTTCGGCTTACTGATTGTCATTTCTATAGTGGAAATGTACATCAGTTACATGCACGACAGGAAGTTATATGCCAAAAGAGATACGTTGACAAACGTATACCTGATGGGCCTGGCTTTTTTAATCAATATATCGACTAAAACTGCCACGTTCTTTTTATTAAATTACTGTTATCAGTTCCGCCTGTTCGAAATCAAAAATATTTTTGTTTACTGGATAGTGCTGGTACTTGCACAAGACCTGTTGTATTGGGTATTACATACCTCAGGTCATTATATCAGATTTTTCTGGGCGATGCATGTGACACATCACTCGTCTGCCCTATTTAACCTGACTACAGGGTTCCGGTCCACCGTTTTTGAACCATTGTACCGGGTGTTCTTTTATTTGCCACTTGCATTTATGGGTTTCTCAGCAATAGATATCCTTTTTGCCTACCTGGTTACGCAGTTGTATGGAAATGCAGTCCATACACAGGCAGTCGGAAAATTACATCCGATTTTAGAATACTTCCTGGTTACGCCGTCTCACCACCGTGTACATCATGCCAGTAATATCCGCTATCTGGATAAAAACATGGGCATGGTCTTGATTATCTGGGACAGGATGTTCGGAACCTTCCAGGAAGAACTTCCTGAAGATAAAGTTGTCTATGGTTTGACACACCAGCCAGAGGATACGGGCCCGGTTAATATCGTTTTTCATGAGTTTAAAGCTATGACAGCAGATGTGAAACACGCCCCGGGATTTAAAAATAAACTCAGGTATATGTTTTATCCTCCGGGATGGAGCCATGACGGAAGTACACAAGTCGCGAAAGTGATGCAACAAGAATTAAAAGAGGCTGAAGAACGCGAAAAGCTGATTAAAGCTTAA